CGCGGAAGAAGAGGTCGCGCCAGCAGGCAGTGCCTGCGGCATTGTGTTactagggaacttaagcaacagAGGTTTTCCAGGCGACGGCGACACCACCGGACGAAAAAGCCTGGGGCGAGGGTGCCGTTGTTCCCGccaaaatgtttaaattaaGCAAGCAAACGCGGGACGCCGACAGCAAGGTAGAGAATTTGGTGCGAACTATAATTATTTTGCAACAAATTGATGTGAAACATGTCCTCTTTTAAAGAAGTGTGAGAGCTTCTTCTTGTAGCGTATGACAGCGAAATAATCAATGACGAAGAATTTCTTGTTCTCTTTGAAAATTATCGCTCAAGAAATCCGCAGTTTCCTTACAATTCCTACCCAAgatttgaacttgaaaacatGCAAGACGACGAGTGCTTGACAGAGTTTCGCGTTAAAAAAGAGGATGTCCCAAGATTGGCAGACGTACTACAGATACCTGAAACTGTGAGATGTGAACAGCGTTCCGTGTGTGGCAGAATTGAAGGTCTCTGTATGCTGTTACGACGATTGGCATACCCATGTAGATACTCCGATATGATTCATCGTTTTGCCAGACCGGTCCCAGAGATCTGCATGATCACCAACACCGTAATGGATTTTATATTTGATCATCATGCTCATAGACTGACTCAGTGGAATCCCAGTATCATGAATGCCCAAGCTCTTCAAAGTTATGCAGATGCAGTGTCTGCACGAGGTGCACCACTTCAAAACTGTTTTGGTTTTGTAGACGGAACTGTCCGACCGATTGCAAGACCTGGGGAGCACCAAAGACTAGTGTACAACGGTCACAAAAGGGTGCATTCGCTAAAATTTCAGTCGCTGGCATTACCGAATGGTCTTATTGCAAATATGTACGGACCCATAGGTGAGCAAAGTTATGCTAATCGTCAAGTCGCGCTAATAACGGTCATTTTTATCACATGTCTAggatatttttcattttccattttcttgtatgctaatattATGTTTGAATAAGTGTGAATaaactgaacttgaacttgaacctTACTCTGTATTCATAACCATTAAACTTGACtcttgctatttatttaccaattttttttataacatgtTAGATAAGTAACTAACCAGACTGAAATTTCTTCTCCTGTTTAAACAGAGGGTAAACGACATGATGCTTGTATGTTGGTTGAGTCCAAACTTCTGCGTGATTTAGAGAGAAATGCCTTCTCTCCCACTGGGGAGCCTATGTGTATTTACGGAGACCCTGCGTATCCTCATCGAGTGAATTTGCAGTGCCCATTTCGACAACGAGTATTAACACCAGACATGGAAGCCTTCAATAAAGCTATGAGCCAAGTCAGAGTCTCAGTGGAATGGCTTTTTGGAGACATagtgaattattttaaatttctggaTTTTAAAAAGAACCTGAAAATTGGGATGAGCAGTATTGGTAAATTATATCTGGTTTCTGCTTTACTTCAGAATGCTATCACTTGCTTGTATGGAAATAACATATCAGAATTCTTTGAGCTACAGCCACCATCACTACAGTACTATTTTCAGTGAATGGGTTGGCCTGTGGAATGACATGCGACTATAATGAGGTCATTGCTAATTGggtataataataacattttcgCATATGTTTTCAGAGAgatgtaatttttaaaatacatcGATCAATTCTTATTTCTACAGAGTAATACAGgaatgttttttaaatttgaagacTGCTCACACACAATTTAAGGTAAAAAGCCAAGTATTTTAGTTTTGTAAGTCCAAACATCACAGTAATTATATAATGAAAAAATCAATCAATAAGTTATGTAACCAATGTTCTACTAATAATATAAGTAGTTGTATAATTAAGCACTGCATTTGGGCTCAGAAACGTGGCTACGAAGAGAACAGCTTTAGAAATACTTATTTGTACTCTTCACTAAATTCTTAAAAAGAGTCCAGTGGCAATAAAAAGTAATCTTATGAAATAACACGAATGCTTATTTTCTTTGTGTCCCACaaaaatttatgcaaaaaataaatatctttAAGGCTTCAAACAGTCCCAAAGTTCCGTCAGAATAAATGATAAAAACCAGCTTTTTTATCTGGTTAATCCCAGTCAAGCCATATTACATCCGCTACCATATTTTAATCTATGTTAACGGAAAAAGAACCTTGCAAAGAGCAGGTTTAATATACGGATTCTTTAATTTTAAACAGTTCCAAATGCTTTCTGGATAAGAACCAGCAGAGCCTGGTTGATCTGCTGCTGAGCCTCACTCTGCCTCTGCATTAGCTCTAGAACTCCTCGTTGTTGTTTAGCATTCTCTTCCAGCTCCTTCCTTCTCAATTCCAtttcttgttgtctttgagTTTGCTCGCACTTCGCCTTTTCCTTCAAGAAATCTACGACCTCTGTAGCAGTTTTTCGTG
Above is a genomic segment from Acropora muricata isolate sample 2 chromosome 1, ASM3666990v1, whole genome shotgun sequence containing:
- the LOC136928421 gene encoding uncharacterized protein; translated protein: MQDDECLTEFRVKKEDVPRLADVLQIPETVRCEQRSVCGRIEGLCMLLRRLAYPCRYSDMIHRFARPVPEICMITNTVMDFIFDHHAHRLTQWNPSIMNAQALQSYADAVSARGAPLQNCFGFVDGTVRPIARPGEHQRLVYNGHKRVHSLKFQSLALPNGLIANMYGPIEGKRHDACMLVESKLLRDLERNAFSPTGEPMCIYGDPAYPHRVNLQCPFRQRVLTPDMEAFNKAMSQVRVSVEWLFGDIVNYFKFLDFKKNLKIGMSSIGKLYLVSALLQNAITCLYGNNISEFFELQPPSLQYYFQ